From a single Nicotiana tomentosiformis chromosome 2, ASM39032v3, whole genome shotgun sequence genomic region:
- the LOC104112517 gene encoding uncharacterized protein isoform X2, which yields MGCAVSVYAVGKKKKKNIIPEVSIFVPSMRVPVQCDIQRTLKGVIPKDLADRLTSIRNQIVLIAQDTDVSAIDELQQALEEYLSLLVGLTRKEFGLQDLIGFKWRNLEDGQEEISVANSWFELLSVLHMMAMLTLVEANMKLIPKDSAMTERVVSGDCMRDAVDLLLKTAGYLDFCVQDVLVHLPPDVKNRLPKDLRQGILEATSTQALAQGTEIQLGLALESQNATLSVKRRLACEAVSYYGQALCCLSGHNNFHGTAKKHILFIKWKYLEAKAVAYYYHGIIVDKGTEPSSHVSALCCFLAAEELLTESKKASLSFCLAEPVTRTPPPWGVMKHLNKKVPETAARKTQMYGYLLDQEKGQALPDLPEFQLSLKPDEYTLPETDSTWNNEIPGQSLKEHLKDCEDGVETE from the exons ATGGGGTGTGCTGTTTCTGTCTACGCGgttggaaaaaagaagaagaagaacatcaTTCCTGAAGTCAGCATTTTTGTCCCTTCAATGCGTGTTCCTGTTCAATGTGATATCCAGAGGACACTCAAGGGTGTGATTCCTAAGGATCTTGCTGATAGACTAACTTCTATAAGGAATCAGATTGTGCTGATCGCGCAAGATACAG ATGTTTCTGCCATTGATGAATTACAACAAGCTCTCGAGGAGTATTTGTCTCTTCTTGTTGGCCTCACTAGAAAAG AATTTGGGCTTCAAGACTTGATTGGATTTAAGTGGAGAAACTTAGAAGATGGGCAAGAG GAAATATCTGTAGCAAACTCCTGGTTTGAATTACTGTCTGTCCTCCACATGATGGCAATGTTAACATTAGTAGAGGCAAATATGAAGTTGATACCAAAAGACAGTGCTATGACTGAACGTGTTGTATCCGGAG ATTGCATGAGGGATGCTGTTGATTTGCTGCTAAAAACAGCAGGTTATTTGGATTTCTGTGTTCAAGATGTTCTTGTCCACTTACCACCTGATGTTAA GAACAGATTGCCTAAAGATTTGCGTCAGGGTATTCTTGAAGCCACCTCAACCCAAGCACTAGCCCAG GGAACTGAAATTCAATTAGGTTTGGCTCTTGAAAGTCAGAATGCGACTTTATCAGTGAAGAGGAGGCTGGCATGTGAAGCAGTAAGCTACTATGGACAG GCTCTTTGCTGCTTGTCTGGACATAATAATTTCCATGGAACAGCGAAAAAACATATATTATTCATCAAATGGAAGTATCTTGAAGCAAAG GCTGTAGCTTACTATTACCACGGTATAATCGTCGACAAAGGCACAGAACCTTCCTCCCATGTTAGTGCACTATGTTGTTTCCTCGCAGCAGAAGAATTACTTACAGAAAGCAAAAAGGCCTCCTTAAGTTTTTGCCTTGCAGAACCTGTGACAAG AACTCCTCCGCCATGGGGTGTTATGAAACATTTAAACAAAAAAGTCCCCGAAACTGCTGCCAGAAAGACTCAGATGTATGGCTATCTTTTGGATCAAGAAAA AGGTCAAGCATTGCCCGATCTTCCAGAATTCCAGTTGTCGCTCAAACCTGACGAATATACATTGCCAGAAACAGATTCAACATGGAATAATGAAATACCTGGACAAAGCCTCAAAGAACATCTCAAAGATTGTGAAGATGGGGTGGAAACTGAATAA
- the LOC104089504 gene encoding F-box/LRR-repeat protein 4, whose translation MDTILCDELLQEIFRRLPPPSFAAVSLVCKRWLYLLRSSTTSLSLSFIEPPFIPLFTSFLRFYPYLSTVSVTITAALDSSDHLLYLISSSCPNLKYLKFLSGPVSHFSLVSLSASCPNLVSLAVTLFRPLNFMWLASFNKSLKELSVYSAGDSRELEFVDFSDSCGSELNLESLLLTGIKARDKGVSFLWRNCKKVRTLKLKSCESVGDQSSFLAFLEYLEGLETVELRTCRAIVDGVLLKLAENCGMLNSLLLYDGGSKEGLLHFLSQSKCCTNLQKLDLRLPLDLDNSHLTAAAENLRSLRSLRLQSCCLVTGEGLKILGNAMANGLEELALINCDVVERESGLLTTLGQELKKLRKLDLSFNDMLIDKELISMLVSCNNLIELKLRGCNKLTNLAMVSLAKYCKKLESVDVMYCCGIESQVVELFVLNSPKLRRLQVEEIKVSDVARTWASNKFIEIVY comes from the coding sequence ATGGATACAATTCTCTGTGATGAACTTCTTCAAGAAATATTCCGCCGCCTTCCACCGCCGTCCTTCGCCGCCGTTTCTTTAGTCTGTAAGCGGTGGCTTTATCTTCTTCGCTCTTCAACTACTTCTCTTTCTCTCAGTTTCATTGAACCCCCGTTTATCCCTCTTTTTACCTCTTTTCTTCGTTTTTACCCATATTTATCTACTGTCTCTGTTACTATTACAGCCGCCTTAGATTCTTCCGATCATTTACTGTATTTAATCTCTTCATCTTGTCCTAATCTCAAGTACCTTAAATTCTTATCTGGTCCTGTTTCTCATTTTTCTCTTGTTTCTCTTTCTGCTTCTTGTCCTAATCTTGTTTCTCTTGCTGTTACGCTTTTTAGACCTTTGAATTTCATGTGGTTGGCCTCTTTTAATAAGTCTCTTAAAGAATTGTCTGTTTACTCAGCTGGGGATTCAAGGGAATTGGAGTTTGTTGACTTTTCTGATTCTTGTGGTTCTGAGTTGAATTTAGAGAGTCTTTTATTGACTGGAATTAAAGCAAGGGATAAGGGTGTTAGTTTTTTATGGAGGAATTGCAAAAAGGTGAGAACTTTAAAGCTGAAAAGCTGCGAAAGTGTTGGTGATCAAAGTTCTTTTTTAGCATTTCTTGAATATTTGGAGGGTCTTGAAACAGTGGAACTAAGAACTTGTAGAGCAATTGTTGATGGGGTGTTGTTGAAATTGGCTGAGAATTGTGGTATGTTGAATTCTTTGTTGTTATATGATGGTGGTAGTAAAGAGGGGTTGCTTCATTTCTTGAGTCAAAGCAAATGTTGTACTAATTTACAGAAGCTTGATTTAAGATTGCCTCTTGATCTTGATAATAGCCATTTGACAGCTGCTGCTGAAAATTTAAGGAGTTTGAGGAGTTTAAGGTTACAAAGTTGTTGTCTTGTTACTGGTGAAGGGCTAAAGATTCTTGGAAATGCTATGGCTAATGGACTTGAGGAATTGGCTTTGATAAATTGTGATGTAGTGGAAAGAGAATCTGGTTTGTTGACTACATTAGGACAGGAGTTGAAGAAATTAAGGAAATTGGATTTGTCTTTTAATGACATGTTAATTGATAAAGAACTGATATCAATGCTAGTATCCTGCAACAATTTGATTGAATTGAAGTTAAGGGGTTGCAACAAGTTGACAAATTTAGCTATGGTTTCATTGGCCAAGTATTGCAAGAAATTAGAAAGTGTTGATGTAATGTATTGCTGTGGGATTGAGTCACaggttgttgagttatttgtgttGAATTCACCAAAGTTGAGAAGGTTGCAGGTTGAGGAAATTAAGGTTTCTGATGTGGCCAGAACATGGGCATCAAATAAATTCATTGAAATTGTTTACTGA
- the LOC104112517 gene encoding uncharacterized protein isoform X1 translates to MGCAVSVYAVGKKKKKNIIPEVSIFVPSMRVPVQCDIQRTLKGVIPKDLADRLTSIRNQIVLIAQDTDVSAIDELQQALEEYLSLLVGLTRKEFGLQDLIGFKWRNLEDGQEQEISVANSWFELLSVLHMMAMLTLVEANMKLIPKDSAMTERVVSGDCMRDAVDLLLKTAGYLDFCVQDVLVHLPPDVKNRLPKDLRQGILEATSTQALAQGTEIQLGLALESQNATLSVKRRLACEAVSYYGQALCCLSGHNNFHGTAKKHILFIKWKYLEAKAVAYYYHGIIVDKGTEPSSHVSALCCFLAAEELLTESKKASLSFCLAEPVTRTPPPWGVMKHLNKKVPETAARKTQMYGYLLDQEKGQALPDLPEFQLSLKPDEYTLPETDSTWNNEIPGQSLKEHLKDCEDGVETE, encoded by the exons ATGGGGTGTGCTGTTTCTGTCTACGCGgttggaaaaaagaagaagaagaacatcaTTCCTGAAGTCAGCATTTTTGTCCCTTCAATGCGTGTTCCTGTTCAATGTGATATCCAGAGGACACTCAAGGGTGTGATTCCTAAGGATCTTGCTGATAGACTAACTTCTATAAGGAATCAGATTGTGCTGATCGCGCAAGATACAG ATGTTTCTGCCATTGATGAATTACAACAAGCTCTCGAGGAGTATTTGTCTCTTCTTGTTGGCCTCACTAGAAAAG AATTTGGGCTTCAAGACTTGATTGGATTTAAGTGGAGAAACTTAGAAGATGGGCAAGAG CAGGAAATATCTGTAGCAAACTCCTGGTTTGAATTACTGTCTGTCCTCCACATGATGGCAATGTTAACATTAGTAGAGGCAAATATGAAGTTGATACCAAAAGACAGTGCTATGACTGAACGTGTTGTATCCGGAG ATTGCATGAGGGATGCTGTTGATTTGCTGCTAAAAACAGCAGGTTATTTGGATTTCTGTGTTCAAGATGTTCTTGTCCACTTACCACCTGATGTTAA GAACAGATTGCCTAAAGATTTGCGTCAGGGTATTCTTGAAGCCACCTCAACCCAAGCACTAGCCCAG GGAACTGAAATTCAATTAGGTTTGGCTCTTGAAAGTCAGAATGCGACTTTATCAGTGAAGAGGAGGCTGGCATGTGAAGCAGTAAGCTACTATGGACAG GCTCTTTGCTGCTTGTCTGGACATAATAATTTCCATGGAACAGCGAAAAAACATATATTATTCATCAAATGGAAGTATCTTGAAGCAAAG GCTGTAGCTTACTATTACCACGGTATAATCGTCGACAAAGGCACAGAACCTTCCTCCCATGTTAGTGCACTATGTTGTTTCCTCGCAGCAGAAGAATTACTTACAGAAAGCAAAAAGGCCTCCTTAAGTTTTTGCCTTGCAGAACCTGTGACAAG AACTCCTCCGCCATGGGGTGTTATGAAACATTTAAACAAAAAAGTCCCCGAAACTGCTGCCAGAAAGACTCAGATGTATGGCTATCTTTTGGATCAAGAAAA AGGTCAAGCATTGCCCGATCTTCCAGAATTCCAGTTGTCGCTCAAACCTGACGAATATACATTGCCAGAAACAGATTCAACATGGAATAATGAAATACCTGGACAAAGCCTCAAAGAACATCTCAAAGATTGTGAAGATGGGGTGGAAACTGAATAA
- the LOC104112517 gene encoding uncharacterized protein isoform X3: MGCAVSVYAVGKKKKKNIIPEVSIFVPSMRVPVQCDIQRTLKGVIPKDLADRLTSIRNQIVLIAQDTDVSAIDELQQALEEYLSLLVGLTRKEFGLQDLIGFKWRNLEDGQEQEISVANSWFELLSVLHMMAMLTLVEANMKLIPKDSAMTERVVSGDCMRDAVDLLLKTAGYLDFCVQDVLVHLPPDVKLPKDLRQGILEATSTQALAQGTEIQLGLALESQNATLSVKRRLACEAVSYYGQALCCLSGHNNFHGTAKKHILFIKWKYLEAKAVAYYYHGIIVDKGTEPSSHVSALCCFLAAEELLTESKKASLSFCLAEPVTRTPPPWGVMKHLNKKVPETAARKTQMYGYLLDQEKGQALPDLPEFQLSLKPDEYTLPETDSTWNNEIPGQSLKEHLKDCEDGVETE, translated from the exons ATGGGGTGTGCTGTTTCTGTCTACGCGgttggaaaaaagaagaagaagaacatcaTTCCTGAAGTCAGCATTTTTGTCCCTTCAATGCGTGTTCCTGTTCAATGTGATATCCAGAGGACACTCAAGGGTGTGATTCCTAAGGATCTTGCTGATAGACTAACTTCTATAAGGAATCAGATTGTGCTGATCGCGCAAGATACAG ATGTTTCTGCCATTGATGAATTACAACAAGCTCTCGAGGAGTATTTGTCTCTTCTTGTTGGCCTCACTAGAAAAG AATTTGGGCTTCAAGACTTGATTGGATTTAAGTGGAGAAACTTAGAAGATGGGCAAGAG CAGGAAATATCTGTAGCAAACTCCTGGTTTGAATTACTGTCTGTCCTCCACATGATGGCAATGTTAACATTAGTAGAGGCAAATATGAAGTTGATACCAAAAGACAGTGCTATGACTGAACGTGTTGTATCCGGAG ATTGCATGAGGGATGCTGTTGATTTGCTGCTAAAAACAGCAGGTTATTTGGATTTCTGTGTTCAAGATGTTCTTGTCCACTTACCACCTGATGTTAA ATTGCCTAAAGATTTGCGTCAGGGTATTCTTGAAGCCACCTCAACCCAAGCACTAGCCCAG GGAACTGAAATTCAATTAGGTTTGGCTCTTGAAAGTCAGAATGCGACTTTATCAGTGAAGAGGAGGCTGGCATGTGAAGCAGTAAGCTACTATGGACAG GCTCTTTGCTGCTTGTCTGGACATAATAATTTCCATGGAACAGCGAAAAAACATATATTATTCATCAAATGGAAGTATCTTGAAGCAAAG GCTGTAGCTTACTATTACCACGGTATAATCGTCGACAAAGGCACAGAACCTTCCTCCCATGTTAGTGCACTATGTTGTTTCCTCGCAGCAGAAGAATTACTTACAGAAAGCAAAAAGGCCTCCTTAAGTTTTTGCCTTGCAGAACCTGTGACAAG AACTCCTCCGCCATGGGGTGTTATGAAACATTTAAACAAAAAAGTCCCCGAAACTGCTGCCAGAAAGACTCAGATGTATGGCTATCTTTTGGATCAAGAAAA AGGTCAAGCATTGCCCGATCTTCCAGAATTCCAGTTGTCGCTCAAACCTGACGAATATACATTGCCAGAAACAGATTCAACATGGAATAATGAAATACCTGGACAAAGCCTCAAAGAACATCTCAAAGATTGTGAAGATGGGGTGGAAACTGAATAA
- the LOC138905285 gene encoding cyclin-dependent protein kinase inhibitor SMR6: MGSSKKHQVDRSKMWVIAGIAFRPKLKSIATKKPNREECEDEEEWSTTPTERNSRIPEKLPCPPAPVKRRPASVCSYNGAREFFNPPDLESAVEFKYLSFFFPNVV, translated from the exons ATGGGATCTTCAAAGAAACATCAAGTGGATAGAAGCAAAATGTGGGTAATTGCAGGAATAGCCTTTCGGCCAAAACTGAAATCAATAGCCACAAAAAAGCCCAATAGAGAAGAgtgtgaagatgaagaagagTGGTCAACAACTCCAACGGAACGAAATTCAAGGATACCGGAAAAACTTCCATGCCCACCGGCTCCGGTTAAACGCCGGCCGGCATCAGTATGTAGTTATAATGGTGCTAGGGAGTTCTTTAATCCACCAGATCTTGAGTCT GCTGTTGAGTTTAAG TATTTGTCTTTTTTCTTCCCTAATGTAGTTTAG